AATTTGAGCTAAAAACGAAGAGAATTTGCCTAAAATTTTATCCAATTCACAGGTTCCTTCTGCGTCCGAGATGGTAACAATTTGAGTCAAATTGCCGCTCCAAGTTGAGGCTCCTTTAACGTCGGAGGCATAGGGTTCACTCAGTCTTAATCCCAGGGTGCGGGGTGTTCCGAGAACGGAGCAATGTGAGTTATGGATCAGATTGGAAGTAGAATGGTCGTTGCCGCGCTGAGGTCTCTTGCGACCATCGGTGAACTCCTAAAGGACCGCGCAGGCAATGTTGCTCTTACATTTGCAATTGCAGCGATGCCAATCATGGCAGCAGCAGGCATCGGCGTTGACGTGTCGCGTGCATACTTGGTTCGGGCACAGCTCACTCAAGCATTAGATGCTGCGGGTCTTGCGGTTGCGGGGGCGCCAGGGGCGTCTGACGAATATCTGGCGACGCTCGCACAAGATTTCTTCAACGCAAATTACTCTCAAACCGAGATGGGGGTCCCGGGGGATCTTCAGCTTAACATTGAAGGTAATGTCGTAACCCTGTCAGTGTCGGCGACCTTGCCTACCGCTCTTCTAGGTATCTTTGGTATCGATGAAATGGATGTCGGCAGCGTGGTTGAGGTGACAAGAGAGAGCAAAGCTCTTGAGATTGTCATGGTTCTCGACAATACGGGCTCCATGGGATCAAGCGGTAAGCTGGATGCGATGAAGGATGCAGCTTCCACGCTGGTGAACATCCTATTCGGTGAAAACCCCAGTACTGACAAGCTTCATATTGGTCTGGTGCCATTCGCGGCCGGCGTCAATGTGGGAACAAATTTTCCCATCTCCGCTCTCGACATGAGTGGTGCATCAAGCATTCACAAAGAGAATTTCAAATTCAGTACAGAACCTACGGTGAGCAATCTGTGGGATCTTTATGATGAGATAGACAATCGCTCCTGGGCCGGCTGTGTGCAAACACGTCCCGAACCACTGGATGAACTTGATACCCCACCAAATTCAGGTGACACATTGTGGGTACCTTGGTTCGCACCGGATGAGCGAAGCAGCGGGTACTACAACAATTATTTCTCCGACGCTGACTCCAGTCAGAGTAACAATAAGGAGCAGCGCGACATCTCGAAATACATGAGCTCATATGTAAACTCTTCGAGTAGAGGTCCAAACTATGGGTGCACCATGCGCCCGCTCACTCCCTTGACCAACGACAAAGATCTTTTGCTCAGTGACATCAACGCGATGAATGCCAGTGGAGTCACCCATATCCCTGTAGGGCTTGCCTGGGGTTGGCGGGTCATTTCGCCGGAGGAACCCTTCACTGAAGGTCGCGAGTATAATGATCTCGATGTGGACAAGGCTGTGATTTTGCTCACCGATGGATCGAATGTTCTCGGTACGGCGAGCAATCACAACCGATCCAGGTACACGGCATATGGGTATGTTCGAAAGGGACGCCTTGGCACTAAAGATGCGGGTGCAGCTCAGGATCGTCTAGACCCCAAGACGGCAGATATCTGTGAGAACATCAAAGATGAAGGTGTTCGCTTGTACACCATCACCTTCAAGGTTTCAGACACTGAAACGCAGGCATTGATGGAAGAATGCGCGACATCTCCCGCCTTGTATTTCGACTCACCGAGCAACGAAGAGCTGGAGACCATCTTCCAGGCGATCGCACGCGATCTCTCCAATCTCCGCTTGAGTAAGTAATAGAACCAACGCAGGGATCAGAATCAAAAAAGGGGCGCTTCCTTGAGAAGTGCCCCTTGTTTTAGTTCGGTGAGGGTCCTTAGTCTTCTCCGCTGGCTCCTGCCGCAACGGCATCTCCGTAAGAGGTGACGTTCTCTGTAGTGGTGAGAAGCATATCTGTGCTCTCTGGTTCATCCGCGGTGTTGATCACCCGGATACAATTGGGAGCGCATGAGTAAGAGGTTTGGTTTGGGCCTCGGTTCACGGTCACAACACCTTTGCGGGCACCGATTACTTTTATGTCCAGATTGGCGATCTGCCGGCCTGATGCATCGAGCGCAATCAGGTTTGTTGTTCCATAGCTACGACCAAACACAATCAATGTGTTGTCGTTACTGATGGAGACGTCCGCTATCGAGGGATTGCCGACAATAATGCTCGAGGCTGCCTGTCCCAGGTTATGGAGGCGAGAATGATTGACCTCGATATTGACGTCTGCTGCCCACGCCGGAAATGCCAGCAGGCTTCCGGCAAGTGCGGTTGCACAAGCAAGAGCGCGATGTGGCCGCTTGAAAGTGTGCGTCATCTGCCTTGATCCCTTCATCTGCGATAGCTCTACCGCAGTACTGGTTTAAGTCAGCGGCGACTGTACCCATGAAAGGCTAAACGCTTTGCAAATAGAGCAGTTTGCTGAAAATTCGCGCGATTAGCCGATGACGGGGCAAAAAAATTGCGCAATGGCGCGGTCGCTCTAATCCTCAGCAGTTATCGATTTTTAACCAAACTATAGGCGCGGAGTCCCGGGAACATCGGTGAGTACTTATCAAGATCAAATAAAAGATGTAATATATACATTTTTAATATGTATTGAGTAAAATTGTTTAAATAAAAAACGGAGATCAATGCGATTTTTGTCTTCAGATTAACTTGAAGGTAAGGCCCCGGCAGTAGGTTGAAGGTGCTCAAAGACACCGGTCAAATGACGGCGGGTTTGGGCTGGTGCTGTACTAAGAGTATTTATGAGGATCTAGTTATGACTACATTTTTCAAGCGTTTCGGTGCTGATGAGTCAGGTGCGACAGCCATTGAATATGGATTGATCGCTGCTGGTATTTCAGTCGCAATCGTTGGCGTCGTTGGCACAATTGGGGGCGATGTTCTTGCTCTCTTCAATGCAATCGATGCGGCTCTCGTTACCCCAACACCGGGCTAATGTGACCCTTCAGCCTCATCTTTGATGGGGACAAGATTTGGAAACCGCCGGCCGTGCAACGTGCTGGCGGTTTTTTTATGGCCTCAATCGGAGCTGCACGGAGAACCGTTTTTATCGCCTGCCTCTACCTCCACGGCCTCAAAGAAAAGTAAGGCGTCTTTACGCCGTGTTTACACCCGGCGCGACATTCTTCTGACGACGGAAAAAAGTCCAAAGTACTTGTTTTCATTAAACTTTTAGGCGTTCGCGTGTTGCAGACTGTCATTCTTACCCTCTTTCCGGCGCTGCTTGTTTTTGGCGCGGTCAGCGATCTGCTGACCTTCAAAATACCCAACTGGGTATCGCTGGCGCTCGTTGGTTTGTTTGTGGTGGCCGCTCCACTCGCTGGCGTGAGTTGGGCAGTGATCGGAAGTCACCTGGCGATCGGTGTGGTCTTGTTGCTTGCTGGAATGGGCATGTTTGCCCTGAAGCTCTTAGGAGGCGGTGATGCGAAACTTCTTGCCGCTTCGGGGCTCTGGATGGGTTGGGCAGCGTTGCCCTCTTACTTTTTCTGGGTTGCGATCATAGGCGGCATGCTTGCTTTCGCCTTGGTGGCATTTCGACGGACACCCCTAACTGCGGGCATCGCACAATACCCCTGGATCTCGCGCCTACACGATAGGGGCGCTGGCATTCCCTATGGGATTGCGCTCGCCGCAGGTGCCTTGATGACTTTACCGCAAACCATTTGGTTCTCCGTCGCGGCAATACCCGCCTGACAGCAATACAGGGACAGAAAATGATGAAACAGACCGCATGGGGCGAGCGCTGGCCGACGAAAAAGGCGCTGAAAAATTAACTATAAGTTGATCGAAAAGTCGTTTGATAGGGCAAAAGCGACCTCTCACAGCCGGAAAAAGGTGGTGATCCTGTGAACGCGATGAGAATTGGAATTTTGGCTTTGGCATTGGTTGCAGCAGGTCTTGCTGCATTCCTTGCACGCTCACTTGTGTCTGATGAGAAGCCACAGGTCGTCGTGCCGCAGATTATCGAACAGCCAATGGCTGAAGTTCTGGTGGCGGCAAGCGACCTCGCTCTAGGTCAGCGGGTTAGCAAGGGCGACCTTGTCTGGCAACCCTGGCCGGAAGACGCGGTCACAAACTCCTACATTACCCAGGATGTGCAACCGAACGCTTTTGACGTGTTTGGTGGTGCAATCGCGCGCAGCCCGATTTTGGCAGGCGAGCCCATTACGAATGGAAAGCTGGTGAGCTTTGAAAATGCCGGCTTTATGTCTGCATTGATCTCACCGGGCATGCGAGCCGTGTCGACCAAAATTTCACCTGAGACAGGTGCCGGCGGCTTTATTCTGCCAAATGACCGGGTCGATGTAATTATGACCATGCGACTGCGGTCGGGGTCTACAGAAGAGGACGGTGGTAACAACGGATACCGCAGTGAAACCATTCTTCGCAATGTTCGTGTCCTGGCCATTGATCAGACTTTCAAGGAAGTAGAGGGAGAGCAAGTTGTTGTCGGGAAGACGGCAACGCTCGAAATGCTTCCGGCGCAAGCAGAAGGTTTTGCACTCGCAGCAGCACAGGGTGAGATTTCCCTGGCATTGCGTTCCCTCGCCGATACAGGCCGCAATGATCAGGTGCCAACAAATGTCTCTGCCGAACAAACCAGTGGCGGGACCCTTCAGCGCGGCGCGTCAGTACGCGTCCTGCGCTATGGAGCCGAAACAACCGTCTCAACCATAGCAGGGAGAGGGAAATGACCTGGATGGCTGCGTATCGCTATCGCATTCTGTCTCTGACAAAGCTTCGCAGAGTGTTTGCCTTATCACTTATTGGACTGTTGTTTGTTGCATCGGGCCTTGTAGGAAATGAGAAAGTGCTCGCTGCTGGGGATGCTCAGCTGGTGCGTATCACCGAGGGCGGCGCGAGCACCGCATCAAGGACGCTCACCTTGGGGCTGAACAAGGCTGCAATCATCGAGCTGCCGGTTGATGCGACCGATGTGTTGGTCTCAAACCCAGCGATAGTTGACGCGGTCGTACGCACAGCTCGGCGTACCTACGTCATCGGCATGGAAATCGGGCAGACAAACGCCTTCTTCTTCAATGCACGCGGTGAGCAGATTCTAAATCTCGAAATTCGTGTGGAGCGCGATCTTGCAAGTCTCACAAGTATGCTTGCGCGTTTCCTGCCAAATGCTCGTCTCAATGTCGAGGCGGTCAATGACAATATTGTTCTATCTGGCTACGTGCCAAACGCATCTCAGGCGACGCAAGCGCGCGACCTCGCGGCGCGCTATGTGGGCAACCCTGATTTTGTGCTCAACATGCTGACCATTGAGGGAAAAGAACAGGTCAACCTTCGCGTGACGGTCGCGGAAATGCAGCGCACCCTGATCAAACAGTTGGGTGTTGATCTGACAAGCTCAGTTGATATCGGCAATCTTGCCTTGAGCCTTGCAACGACCAACGCTTTCTCGCTTCAGGGAAACCCACTGGGCGGTTTGACCAGCGCGCCAAACGGCCTTCCTGCAACCGGTGGCTCAGACATAACCGGGGCTCTGACAGCATTGGAGCGAGCCGGGCTGTTGCGCACGCTTGCGGAGCCAAACCTGACTGCCATATCAGGTGAATCGGCGAGCTTCCTCGCAGGTGGTGAGTTTCCTGTACCAACATCGCAAGACAGGAACGGCAACGTCGTACTCGAATTCAAGCCATTTGGTGTTGGTCTTGGCTTCAAGCCAGTCGTCCTGGGAGAAGGCCGTATCAGTCTCCAGATTTCAACTGAGGTAAGCGAGCTTTCCAATGAAGGGTCGTTTGTTTTCGAAGGTGTGAGCGTTGTTGATGGGGACGGAAACGTTGTGAGGCAGGACGGTGTAACGGTCCCTGCATTGCGGGTGCGCCGTGCTGAGACGACGGTTGAGCTCCCAAGTGGGGGTTCCATGGTTATGGCCGGTCTTCTGTCTGAAAGTACCAGGCAGAACATCGATGGCGTGCCAGGCATCAAAGATGTTCCTGTCCTAGGGTCTCTCTTTCGCAGTCGGGACTTTCAGGACAATGAAACAGAGCTAGTGGTGATTGTAACGCCTTACCTTGTTGATGCGACAAGTCGAGACAAACTCGTATTGCCAACGGATGGTTTTGCGCCTCCGTCCGATCTGGAAACCTTCCTGACCGGCAGGCTGAACGCCACCTATGGTGTGGCAGGGGACGGCGGCGTCGACGGCGCGCTGCAAGGCCCTGTTGGATTTGTAGTGGATTGAGGGAATGGAGAGACAAATGATCAGAACAATCCTTACCCTTGCGCTCTGTGGCGGGTTGGCCGCGTGCGGTGCCTTTAATGGCCGTGAAGACGCAATGTATGATGCGCGCCACGAACACCCAATCAGCGTGGACCCACAGGTTGTGACGCTTCAGATGGATGTACCGCAAGATAAGGTCGCATTGTCAGTTGCGGATAAAGCCGCGATCGATGCATTCGCCCGAACCTACAAATCTCGAGGGCATGGAACGCTCACAATCGCCGCTCCAAGCGGTTCGCCTAACGAGGCAGCGGCTGTCTCTATTGTTGCCGAGACGAGAATGGCGCTCGAAGCCGCTGGTCTGTCTCAGGCAGCTGTCGGGTATGCAGCTTATCGTGCCTCCTCCGCCAATAGTGCCGCGCCGGTAATTCTGTCTTATCGCCGGATGGTGGCGACTGCCAGCCCATGTGGCAACTGGACGAAGGACTATGCCTTCGCCCCGAACAACCGCCGCACTCCCAACTTCGGATGCGCTACGCAGAACAACTTGGCAGCCATGGTGGCTGACCCTGCGGACCTGATTGGTCCTCGCGAATGGGATCCAGCTTATGCACCGCGCCGGGACGAGGTAGTCGAAAACTTTCGTGTAGGTGAGGTGACCGAGTCAGCGGACTCTGGCAATGCCTCGGGATCAGTGAGCGAAGTGGCGGAATGACAAACGCAGAACAAATTTTGCCGGAAGATCCGGTATTCGAGGATGCCGGCGACGACGACTTCGAGGATGAATTCGTCACCCAGTCTGTTGTCAAGCCGGTGCCCAGGATCTCGATCGAGGTCTTTTGTGAACAGCCTGATACCGGTGTCGTTATTCAACGAGCAGCCGAAGACCGTCGCCTCGCCAAAGCCCACGTGACAGTTCATATGGGCGGAATTCCTGCTGCGGTAAAATACTATCGGGACACCGGCACACCGAGCCTGATCATCGTTGAGACTGTCGAAGGTGGCGAAACGCTCTTCAAGCAGCTCGGCGCGTTGGCTGAGGTCTGCGACGCGGGAACCAAGGTCGTCATCGTCGGCCACCTGAACGACATTACGCTTTACCGAGAAATGATCCGCCAAGGCGTGAACGAGTACTTGGTGGCGCCGCTGCAGCCAATCCAGATTGTTGACTCCGTCGCTCGGCTCTATGCCGACCCGGACGCACCACCCATTGGCCGCTCGATAGTGTTTTTGGGTGCGCGCGGTGGCGTTGGCTCCAGCACGCTTGCCCATAATGTCAGCTGGTGCATCGCAGAAGAGATGCACGAAGACGTGACGCTGATTGATATGGACCTTCCGTTTGGCACGGCTGGCCTCGACTTCAATCAGGACCCGGTACAGGGCGTGGCAGAAGCACTAATGCAGCCTGAACGCCTTGATGATGTTCTCCTTGATCGGCTGCTGGTGAAGTGCACGGACCGTCTGTCAATTTTCGGTGCGCCAGGCACATTGGACCGTGATGAGGACTTGCTACCTGAAGCATGTGAGTCCGTCATTGAAACCGTAAGAGAGACATGCCCTTGTGTGATTGTGGATATGCCTCATGTGTGGAACCGCTGGTCTCGTCAAACGCTGCTAAACGCTGATGAGATCATAATCACAGCCACGCCCGACCTTGCCAGTTTGCGGAACACGAAAAACTTCTTGGATCTTATCAAGAAGCAACGAACCAATGATGCAGCGCCCCATGTTGTGCTGAACCAGATGAGTATGCCCAAGAGGCCGGAAATCCCAGCGGATGATTTCGCTGAAGCAATTGAGCAGGAACCGACCTTACTTCTGCCCTTCAATCCGGTTTTGTTCGGCACGGCTTCCAATAATGGTCAGATGTTGCAAGAGATTGACCCCAAAAACAAAACAACCGCTGCCGTTCGACATTTGTCCACATTGGTCACTGGCCGGCACGCGGTCGTCGAGAAGAAAAAGGGTTTGCTTTCCTCGCTGCTCGGCGGAAAGAAGGGATAGACAATGTTCGGCCGACGCGATGCTGCAACCGGGCGCTCACCTTCTGCGCCCGCTGAAGGAAAGGCACCACCGCCCCCTCCTGCGCAGTCGGCTGTGCCGAAAGCCGCCGCGCCCGAACCAGCCAAACAAAAAATATCGGCACCAAAGCCGACGGCACCTCAGCCAGCGCCGGCGCATGTGGGCGCTGACGTGCGGTCTCCTGAATATTTTCAGACCAAGACAACGATCTTCAATGCGCTGATTGATACAATCGACCTGACCCAACTGGCACAACTCGATACTGAGAGTGCACGGGAAGAGATCCGCGACATTGTTAGTGAGATCATTGCGATCAAAAATGTCGTTATGTCCATCTCTGAGCAGGAAGATCTGCTGCAGGACATTTGCAATGACGTCTTGGGGTATGGTCCGCTGGAGCCGTTGCTCGCGCGCGATGACATTGCAGATATCATGGTCAACGGTGCTGGCCTTACCTTTATTGAGGTGGAAGGGCGTGTCGAGCCGACGAATGTTAAATTCCGCGACAACTCGCAATTGCTCAACATCTGTCAGCGTATTGTGAGCCAAGTGGGCAGGCGCGTCGATGAATCAAGCCCGATCTGTGACGCCCGCCTGGCAGATGGTAGCCGCGTCAATGTGATCGCGCCGCCTCTGGCACTGGATGGGCCCACCCTCACCATTCGTAAGTTCCGCAAAGACAAGTTGACGATGAATGATCTGGTGAGCTTTCAGTCCATCTCTCCGGAGGGGGCTGATGTGCTGGCAGTTGTTGGCAATGTGCGCTGTAACGTTCTTATCTCCGGCGGAACGGGTTCGGGTAAGACGACATTGCTCAACTGTATGACGGGCTTTATTGATACCGACGAGCGGATCATCACCTGCGAGGACGCGGCTGAGCTGCAGCTTCAACAGCCACATGTGGTCCGGCTTGAAACGCGCCCACCTAATCTGGAAGGCCAGGGTGAGGTGACGATGCGCGATCTCGTCAAAAACTGCCTACGTATGCGCCCGGAGCGGATCATTGTCGGTGAGGTGCGTGGACCAGAGGCCTTTGATTTGTTGCAAGCAATGAACACTGGCCATGACGGATCAATGGGCACCCTTCACGCAAACTCGCCACGCGAAGCGCTGTCGCGTTTAGAGAGTATGATTACGATGGGAGGCTTTGCACTCCCGTCAAAGACGATCAGAGAAATGATTGTTGGCTCTGTCGATGTGATTGTTCAAGCCGCGCGTCTGCGAGATGGTTCACGACGGATTACGCATGTTACTGAAGTGCTCGGCACCGAAGGCGACGTGATTACGACGCAAGATATCTTTGTCTACGACATGGACGGTGAAGACGATCAGGGAAAGATCATCGGACGCCACAAGTCTACTGGAATTGCGCGGCCAGCATTTTGGGATAAGGCCCGATACTACAATCAGCATCACAAGCTCTCGCAAGCGCTTGATCGGGCGCAGGACTGAGGCTCGCGATGGACCAAACGACATTTGCAATAGTTGGTGTGTCGCTGCTCGTCGCCATCTGCATTGGTGCGATAGGGTTCCTATTTGTAGGTTCCAAGGCGGACAAGTCGAACCAGAGGATGGCAAGGGTCGCACGCGGCAATGCAAGAGGGTCCGTTGCTGATGACGATGATGAGACACAAGCGGACAATTCAGGTCCGCGGCGAAAGCAGGTTCAGGAAACGCTGAAGGAAATCGAAGCAAAGCAAAAGGCTGAAAAAGAAAAGCTGACGATCCGCCTTCGTCTGCAGCGCGCTGGTCTCGAGGTTACACCGAAAACATTCTATATTGCGAGCGCGGTAACCGGTCTATTCGTCGCGATGGGGGTTTCTCTCTCCGGCCTTCCTATTGGTGCGGCAGTCCTTGGCGGTTTTGCAGGTGGCTTCGGTGTTCCACGCTGGTTTGTCAATTTCAAAACAAAAAGGCGCCAAAAAGCATTTGTCGAGGAGTTTGCGAATTCACTGGATGTAATCGTTCGCGGCGTGAAAGCCGGCCTTCCCATCAATGACTGTCTGAAGATTATCGCCAACGAAAGCCCAGAGCCGGTGGGCAGCGAGTTCAGAGAGCTGGTGGATGGGATGGCCATGGGTGTGACGGTTGAGCAGGGCTTGCTGAAGGTTTATGAGCGCATCCCGCTTTCAGAGGTCAACTTCTTCATGATCGTGTTGGCGATCCAGGCGCAGGCTGGGGGTAACCTATCAGAAGCGCTCGGAAATCTATCCAACGTCCTCCGTGATCGAAAAAAGATGCGCGCAAAAATCCAGGCAATGTCTCAAGAAGCAAAAGCCTCTGCAGGGATCATTGGGGTTTTGCCGCCTGGCGTGATGGCGCTTATCTACCTCACGACACCTGACTATATCAGTCTGCTGTTTACGACCACGGCGGGAAATCTGATCATTTTTGGGGGGCTGATGTGGATGGGCATCGGCATATTGGTGATGCGCAAAATGGTCAATTTCAACTTCTAGAACGGGAAGCGATGAATGTTTGGTGTCATTGAAAGCCTGTTCAGTATTGAGAACATCGTCACGATGTTGATGGCCTTGGCTGCGTTCGCGACAGTGCTGACGCTCGCAACACCCTTATTGTCGACGGACAAATTGTCGACCCGTATGAAATCTGTTTCCAGTGAGCGGGAAGCTCTGCGTCGCGCCCATAGAGAACAACTGGAACGGGAACGTGACGGTAAGAAGCTGAGGCAGGACCCGAAGACTTTCATCAAACAGTTTGTCGACAAGCTGAACCTGATGGAGTTGATGGAAAGCGATGCTATTCGGGGCAAATTGAAGAAAGCGGGTTTCCGGGGCCAGGCACCAGTTTACTCCTTCATGTTCTTCCGCTTTTTTATGCCGATCATTCTGTTCATTGTGACAATCTTCTATCTGTTCGTCGCCAACTCATTTGGTTTGGAGCCACTAGCACGCGTTGCGGCGTCCTTTGGGGCGGCATTTATCGGCTTCTACCTGCCTAATGTTTTTGTGGAAAACATGATTGCCCGCCGCCAGGAGTCGATCAAAAAGGCGTTCCCGGACGCTCTGGATTTGCTTTTGATCTGTGTCGAGTCTGGCATGTCGGTCGAAGCAGCCTTCCATAAGGTTGCCGGCGAAATAGGCACGCAATCCGTCGAGCTCGCAGAGGAACTTAGTCTCACCACTGCCGAGCTTTCTTACATCCAGGACCGACGTCTGGCCTATGAAAATCTTGCGACTCGAACCGGCCTTGATGGGGTGAAAGCAGTCACCATGAGCTTGATCCAGGCGGAGCGTTACGGGACGCCACTGGGAACAGCTCTTCGGGTGATGGCGCAGGAAAACCGCGATATGCGCATGGCTGCAGCTGAGAAAAAAGCCGCAGGCCTGCCACCAAAACTGACTGTGCCAATGATTACGTTTTTCCTGCCGGTCCTCTTCTTTGTGATCCTCGGGCCAGCGGTTATCAAATTCTACCAGTAAAAGCGTCGATCTGCAGGACGCTGGGAACCAGAGGCACAAAAAAGAAGGGCCGCAGCCGGTATTTGCCGCTGCGGCCCCTTTTGATTCATTCTTTTGGAAGAGCTGAGATAGCTCCGCCCATTCAAGGCATGTCTATGGGAGCGTCCAGCGCTTCCATTTCTTGCCACAGGGCTGGCTGAGCCAACATGGAGCGGATTGTCGTAATGTTGTTGGACGCAAGGCTGGGGGGAAGGTCAGCACGTGCAAGGCGCTCAGCTTCTTCAAAGTCACCCTTAAGTCCCAAGACCAGAGATAGGTTTTGGCGCGCATGCGCTCCAGCAGATGGATTGGCAACGGCTCTGCGAAGTGTCGTTTCGGCGGAAACGAGATCACCTGAAAGCGCATAAGAAAGACCAAGATTGGTCAGAATAGTTGGATGGTTCGGAGCCAGCCGGAGCGCCCGGTTATACTGATCCTTGGCTTGGTCATGCTCACCCATTTCATCCAGGGCGACGCCAGCGGCGGACAAAATGCTCCAGTCCGTTGGGTTCAATACAGCGGCTTTCGCCAGCAGTGCGGATGCCTGGTCTGGCTTCCCGCTGGCAGCGAGGGTTTTGCCATACTCTGAGAGAACGGCCGGATCGTTGGCGTGAAGTGCATTGGCCTGATTGAGCACGCTGAGTGCTTGGGCAAGAGACCCAAGGTGACGGAGGCTGCGCCCATATTTGGCTGCCGCTTCAGCATTCGTGGGATCTTGCTCATAAATGCCACCCCAATAAGCAGCTGAGGCGACAAAGTCCCGCGGTTCAGAGAGGTGTACAGGAAGATCAGGAGAGGCGCCCAACCCAGGGCGCTCTGGTTCTGCATTTGTTGCGCAGCCGCCAAGCATCAAAGCGCCGAGCGCTGTGCCCAGAATAGACCGAGCAAGTATAGATCGACCAGGTACAGACCGCGTAGGGCCAGACGATGAACGAAGGAACGTTGGATAATCCATTGGTTTCCACATTTCATAGCAAATCGGTGGACACATGCATTTGTCCACGCACCATCCTCTCTTACAGGTCTCAAGAAAGGTTTAAGCATAAACTTGGTCTCAAATTGCCTGTACCTCTTTCGGCAGGTGCCGGCATGTTTGTATAGTGGGCCATGGCGTCAGATCATTTCAGAAACTTCATTTTAACAATCCGTAAAGGAATAGACCGGCTGGGCTTTGACCGGGTCTTGCTGTTTGTGCTGGGTGCCGCAGTTTTGGGGCTTTTGGCTTTGGGTATGGGAAAGAGCTTGTTTGGCGGAGATGAAAATGATGCCCGGGTCACATTTTTCCAGATTGGAACTGGATCTACCGGCGGCACCTACTTCCCCATGGGCGAAGCGCTAGCAGCCGTGATTAGCAGACCACCGGGTTCAGACCCTTGCATACCCGGCAGCCGGTGTGGCGTTCCTGGCCTTGTGGCG
The DNA window shown above is from Parvibaculaceae bacterium PLY_AMNH_Bact1 and carries:
- a CDS encoding CpaD family pilus assembly protein (Derived by automated computational analysis using gene prediction method: Protein Homology.); translation: MIRTILTLALCGGLAACGAFNGREDAMYDARHEHPISVDPQVVTLQMDVPQDKVALSVADKAAIDAFARTYKSRGHGTLTIAAPSGSPNEAAAVSIVAETRMALEAAGLSQAAVGYAAYRASSANSAAPVILSYRRMVATASPCGNWTKDYAFAPNNRRTPNFGCATQNNLAAMVADPADLIGPREWDPAYAPRRDEVVENFRVGEVTESADSGNASGSVSEVAE
- a CDS encoding AAA family ATPase (Derived by automated computational analysis using gene prediction method: Protein Homology.), which encodes MTNAEQILPEDPVFEDAGDDDFEDEFVTQSVVKPVPRISIEVFCEQPDTGVVIQRAAEDRRLAKAHVTVHMGGIPAAVKYYRDTGTPSLIIVETVEGGETLFKQLGALAEVCDAGTKVVIVGHLNDITLYREMIRQGVNEYLVAPLQPIQIVDSVARLYADPDAPPIGRSIVFLGARGGVGSSTLAHNVSWCIAEEMHEDVTLIDMDLPFGTAGLDFNQDPVQGVAEALMQPERLDDVLLDRLLVKCTDRLSIFGAPGTLDRDEDLLPEACESVIETVRETCPCVIVDMPHVWNRWSRQTLLNADEIIITATPDLASLRNTKNFLDLIKKQRTNDAAPHVVLNQMSMPKRPEIPADDFAEAIEQEPTLLLPFNPVLFGTASNNGQMLQEIDPKNKTTAAVRHLSTLVTGRHAVVEKKKGLLSSLLGGKKG
- a CDS encoding CpaF family protein (Derived by automated computational analysis using gene prediction method: Protein Homology.), yielding MFGRRDAATGRSPSAPAEGKAPPPPPAQSAVPKAAAPEPAKQKISAPKPTAPQPAPAHVGADVRSPEYFQTKTTIFNALIDTIDLTQLAQLDTESAREEIRDIVSEIIAIKNVVMSISEQEDLLQDICNDVLGYGPLEPLLARDDIADIMVNGAGLTFIEVEGRVEPTNVKFRDNSQLLNICQRIVSQVGRRVDESSPICDARLADGSRVNVIAPPLALDGPTLTIRKFRKDKLTMNDLVSFQSISPEGADVLAVVGNVRCNVLISGGTGSGKTTLLNCMTGFIDTDERIITCEDAAELQLQQPHVVRLETRPPNLEGQGEVTMRDLVKNCLRMRPERIIVGEVRGPEAFDLLQAMNTGHDGSMGTLHANSPREALSRLESMITMGGFALPSKTIREMIVGSVDVIVQAARLRDGSRRITHVTEVLGTEGDVITTQDIFVYDMDGEDDQGKIIGRHKSTGIARPAFWDKARYYNQHHKLSQALDRAQD
- a CDS encoding type II secretion system F family protein (Derived by automated computational analysis using gene prediction method: Protein Homology.), encoding MDQTTFAIVGVSLLVAICIGAIGFLFVGSKADKSNQRMARVARGNARGSVADDDDETQADNSGPRRKQVQETLKEIEAKQKAEKEKLTIRLRLQRAGLEVTPKTFYIASAVTGLFVAMGVSLSGLPIGAAVLGGFAGGFGVPRWFVNFKTKRRQKAFVEEFANSLDVIVRGVKAGLPINDCLKIIANESPEPVGSEFRELVDGMAMGVTVEQGLLKVYERIPLSEVNFFMIVLAIQAQAGGNLSEALGNLSNVLRDRKKMRAKIQAMSQEAKASAGIIGVLPPGVMALIYLTTPDYISLLFTTTAGNLIIFGGLMWMGIGILVMRKMVNFNF
- a CDS encoding type II secretion system F family protein (Derived by automated computational analysis using gene prediction method: Protein Homology.); its protein translation is MFGVIESLFSIENIVTMLMALAAFATVLTLATPLLSTDKLSTRMKSVSSEREALRRAHREQLERERDGKKLRQDPKTFIKQFVDKLNLMELMESDAIRGKLKKAGFRGQAPVYSFMFFRFFMPIILFIVTIFYLFVANSFGLEPLARVAASFGAAFIGFYLPNVFVENMIARRQESIKKAFPDALDLLLICVESGMSVEAAFHKVAGEIGTQSVELAEELSLTTAELSYIQDRRLAYENLATRTGLDGVKAVTMSLIQAERYGTPLGTALRVMAQENRDMRMAAAEKKAAGLPPKLTVPMITFFLPVLFFVILGPAVIKFYQ
- a CDS encoding tetratricopeptide repeat protein (Derived by automated computational analysis using gene prediction method: Protein Homology.), with the protein product MDYPTFLRSSSGPTRSVPGRSILARSILGTALGALMLGGCATNAEPERPGLGASPDLPVHLSEPRDFVASAAYWGGIYEQDPTNAEAAAKYGRSLRHLGSLAQALSVLNQANALHANDPAVLSEYGKTLAASGKPDQASALLAKAAVLNPTDWSILSAAGVALDEMGEHDQAKDQYNRALRLAPNHPTILTNLGLSYALSGDLVSAETTLRRAVANPSAGAHARQNLSLVLGLKGDFEEAERLARADLPPSLASNNITTIRSMLAQPALWQEMEALDAPIDMP